The DNA sequence TGTTGCTCATGTCTAACTGCAACTCGAGCGAGCCCAACGCCCAAAGGCGCTACTGGTATGGAAAACACCGGAAATCGGTTGCCGTCCGGTAGTTATAACTTGGTTTCCAGCGAAGAAATGAGTACAGGTTACGACAGAGACGAGGTGGTCTAAGCACCGATGACGTTTCTGTCGGCCCATTTCTTCGGGCTCTTGCGTTCTCTGTAGTGAAAACATCCGCCGGGCGTACGGTTTCGACTCGATAGTGACGTTCAATCCGGAGTCTTCGTCCACGTACGCGTATCTCTCGGTCAACTCGAGCGCGTTCGAGGCTGACCAGCAATCTATGTCGTGTCTTGAAATACCGTTATCCATCCGTGCAAATCCGTGAATTCGTGACACCCAGTGTGGCGTGCCCTTAACACGCTGACCACCAGGGAATCGGTTCTTCGTACCATGCCTAGATCGACACCTCGTCGATCCCGATATCGAGGTCGCACAGGACTAACTCGAGCCACCGTGGCACCGTTGCCGGAAGGTCGAGTGGCTGGCTTTCGTGATAGACACCCATTACGTGGGTGCTGTTGAGGTCGCCTTCGACGACCCATTTGTTCTTTCGAACGACGTCGATCCGGAATCTCGAAGCGTCACCCGTGATGGTCACCTGCGCGGCTCGCGCGGTGTCGGGTAACTCAAGTGGGTACTGCGTGAGATCGACGGTTTTCTCAATGCCGCTGATTGCGTCTGGCTGTTGGTGGGTAACTCCCATGTCTGTCTGTAAGTCACCGCTACTGATAAGGGAAAGAGGGGGTGTTTCCACCGCTTCCACCATTTCCACCCGGCGCTGGCTAGCGGTTTGGGCGTCCGAACGCTTTTTGGGTCGGTGTGCGTTGGTCATGATACGGTCGTGCGGTCCCTGCGAGATTGCGCAGGGGTCAGTTTTTCTGACGGTCCAATCCGCCAAGCAGTGATTTCCACTGACAATCAGAACTGTTAGGCCCTCAGTACTTATAATTATTGTATCGAGTAATACACTGGCTCGTATTCTACAATACACTCATGAATGTGGACCAATAAGACTAACCCAAGAATGCTCAACACATTAGGTGAATGTCGCGCCGACCGAGGGTGGATTGGATGACTCGAGCCGACGACGCTATCCTCGAGTTCCTACTCAACGAAGGCAACCAAGAGCTAATCTGTACGCCCTCTGTCTTGGAGATGAATATCGAATTCGGTATTTCGACGGTTCGATCACGGCTTCGCCGCTTGCACGAAGCTGGGCTGGTCGAATACTTCGACCCGGACAAAGGGGCCTACCAAATCTCTGAAAAGGGCAAGCAGTATCTCGCGGGCGAACTCGATGCCGACGCCCTCGAGCAATCAGCCGATTCTGACTCTTAAATCCTGATCTTTAGTTCGCAAGAAGCGATTCTCGAAGTTCCTTACCTACCATTTTCCGAAGTTGGTACTCTGGAACACTCGAGTCGGTCTTGTCCACCAATTCGTATTCGACGAACTTGCGCAACCAGTTTCGGAAGGTCCGATCACTCTTTGGCTCATCTACGCGCTCACAGTAGGCTTCGAACAATGGCGTGCTCGTCGACGGCCCCACACTGCCGATCACCTCGAGGGCCACCCGCTGATCGGCAGACAGTGAGTCCAGCCTCGAGCGAACGATTTCGCGTTCGGCGTCACCGACCGACGCTTCGATCACATCTGAGCTCACTGTACCCAGTCGGTCTTTTCGCGTGCGTCGAACCGCCTGATTCAACAGCGAAATGGCCTTCCGCGCGTCTCCGTCTGCGTACGAGACAATCGTGCTGATTTCCTCGTTCCCGATCACGCCTGCATCAAGACCAGCGCGAACCCGCCGATCCAAAATAGAAGTGAGCTGTGATTCGGAGTAAGCACGAAAGGCGATCTGGGTGGCCGATCCCATGCGTGAGTCAATCCGTGGGTCTTCGAACTCGAGGTCGTGCCACGGCTGGTTGGCGATACAGACGGTCGAAACGCCGTTGAGGCCGTACAGTTGGTGCAACACGTTCCATGTCTCGAGTTGGTCCACCTCATCGAGGACAACAATCGTTCCATCGGGGGTGCTGGCTTTCACCTTCGAGTACAGCGAGCCCGTAGATTCCCCTCGCCGGAACGCCGATGGCCTCGCGCCCAGGCCCTCGAGCATGGCGTTGAGAATATCGTGTTGGGAGTGATGGGCCATGCAGTCGATGTAGATGATAGAGACGTCGTGGGCTTCCTCGAGTTGCTCGAGGACACAACGTGTGGTCGTCGTCTTGCCCGCCCCCGATGGGCCATACAGATACGCCGATGCTTCCCAGAATTCACCCGTTGGGAGCGGTTTCAACACCGAAATCAGGGAGTCGATTTCAGACTCCCGATGGACGATAATCTCGCGTTCGGGCTGGGTATTCGGCTCGAGAATAGCCGGATTTTGTATCATATCCGTCTTGTTCACGGTGTGATTAAATAACCGCTCTGGGGTGGTGTTCGGATATTCGGATAACTCTAAATCGGAACCTACATCATATTTTATCATCTATTCTATCGAATTCATTTTCTATACCTTCTTGCAACAAATCTATAAATTTGCTAAATTGACGATCAACTTCTGGTGGACGAGATGTCCTTATTTCGATATTCTGTTTTCCAAATCCTGAGGAGAAAATTATTCCATTGAAATCATCTTCTTCCCGAACCTTCTCTATAACCCGGCTTATTTCGATACCAACTAGATGGGGATAATCAGTAATATCTCCTTTCCATACTAGCGTCATTTTAAAAAATGTGTCACCATCACTTCCGAGTAAAGCCTTTTTAATATTATATCTCCAATTAGTCCTTGGTTCCTTGCACTTGATATAGTCAATTGAAATCAACAAAGTGTGGAATTTACCAAATTTATAAAAATTAATTGGTATTTCCTCATCTACGTGCTCTTCTCGTATGATTTTTTGTTGGGCAAATATACCATTGGTCATAGATCCTCTCCAAATTAAGAGTGAAAAAATCGCTGCAAATAAAGAAAACACTAAGGTTAGGACTGAAATTATGATTGAAATCGATACCATTAGCTATCTAATATGTGGCAGTTCTGTATATGTTCTCCGGAATTTAGTAATAATTGTACATTCTATTTTGAGTGCCCTTCTGTTATATGCTGATTAGCGAAAATATCCGTTTGATTAATTTAATCAAAATTATATTAATATTACCAAGGCGTGAGGTTTTGGTATTGAATTTTGGAATTTGTTACTCACTGTCCGTGATTGTCCCCTCCCCAACCTCGAGATCGGCCTCCAACTGCTCGACTATCGCTTTCCCCTCTACGTGCAACTCCTTCGCCCGCTCGAGGGACACCTCACCGTCTTCTAACTGCGTGATGATTTCCTCGAGTCGCGCGGTCTGTTCGCCAATCGACGGTTGTCCTGGTTCGGTGGTATCAGTCATGGTCATAGGAGGAATATGTAGCCGAGCAAGCCGAGCAACAAGAGCACTAACACGGCAATTGCAATACGCTGTCGGCGTGTGTCGCGCTCGAACTCACGTTGGGCGTCGGCCTGGGCTTGCTCGTGGGCTTTCTGCTGTTCGAATTTCTCGAGGGCGCTGTCTAATCGGTTATCGTACGCCGAAAGGCGCTGGGTGACAGTCGCCTCGTAGGCGTGCTCGAGGTCGCGCTGGAACGCCCCCAACCGGGATTCGACGCGTAGGGCATACGTACTATCCAACTCGGTTTCGAGCGCTTCCAGCCGGTCAGACGTGACTCGAGCGTACGCACTCTCGAGACGCTCCCCCTTTGCTTCGATTTCACTCTCGAGGGCGTCCTTTTCGGGGACGATCTCACCAGCGTGGGTGGGCGTCATTACCCGCCGGTCAGCCACTTCATCGGCCAGCGTTCGGTCGTTCTCGTGGCCGACACCCACCACTACCGGCGTGTCAGTATCGAAAATCACGCGACACAGGGGCGTTTCGTTGAACACCCGAAGGTCCTTTTCGGAGCCACCGCCTCGAGTGAGGATAATCACGTCGACGTGGGCCGTATCGTCGAGTCGGCCAATGGCACTCATCATCGAGAGCATGGCGTCCTCGCCCTGGACGGTCGAATGCTGGACGATGATATCGATATCCGGGTAGCGCCCATGCAGACTGGTCACGACGTCTTTTCGGGCGTCACTATCCGCGCTGGTGACGACACCCACACACTGTGGTAACTCTGGCAGGGGTTGCTTCCCGGCTTCATCAAGCAAGCCATCGTCCTCGAGTATCGCTCGATTCTCCCGGTAAATCTGTTCGTATTCGCCTTCACCCACGGGGACACACTGGCTGACGATCAGCGAGACACTCCCGTTGGCATCGTAGTACGAGAGATCGCCGTTGACAGCCATCTGTGTACCATCCTCGATATCGATATCCAGCCTGTTGAGCTGGTACTGGAAAATCACACAATGGATTTTCGAGCCGTTATGAACCAGATCGAAGTGGGCGTGGCCGTTCCCAGAAACGCCGTAATCCGAAACGTCGCCCAGAACGTATTCGTACTGGAGATTGGGTATGTTCTCGAGGAGTTCGCTAATCTGTTCGTTGAGCGAGTCGACGAACGCGACTGACTCGCTGTTGAGGGTTTCACGAAGTGACTCGAGGTTCTCGTTCCGGTCGCTGTCATCGTGTGGACTCGAGTCAACACCCATCGGTTCTAATATGTAATTCAGTGTACAAAGGTTCTTCTGCCGACTTTTTCACTCGAGTTGTTCGATGGCTGTTTTGTGTTTCCCCACGGCTGTATCCAATGCTATTTCTATGGCTTGTTTATCGAGACCTGAAACCTGTCTGTATATGACGTTTCTTAGGCCGACTTTCCCAGCAGGCTTTCGAACATCGGCGCTGGTTTCATAGCTGATCACCTCTTGACCCCCGGATAGCACAGTGTATGAATACGACTTCTTTTCACCGGATTCGACAACGACGGTAACGTCATCAGCAATTTTGAGTTCGACCATTTTCACCACTGTATTTCATCGCCAACCGAAATCGTTCCCGAGGAAACCACTCGAGCGTTCAGCCCACCTCGATGAACAAGCGCATCACTCAATCCATCCTCCCCAATCAGCGATTGCATATATCCACACGGCTCGCACAACTCGATCCCTTCACACGTGATTTCACCAACCGTAAATCGTCTACCGACGAGATGGTTTAGTGGAACATCTCGAGTTCGAACGTTTCTCCGATGTGCACCTTCGCCAATCGAAATGCCAGCGTCTCGTTCAACGGCCTCGAGTGCTTCCGATTCTATGAACGTGATATCGCTTGCACCCTTTGTGTCACGGTCTGGGTCTTGATCGAGCAGATTCCACAACCCCTCCTTTTTGAAATATCGATCACCACGAATGCCTTTGCTCTCAATAACTTCCCCACGTTCGATAGATTCCATTGGCTCACCACTTTCTGGCGAGAGAAAAACCGCCTCGACGTTGCCTGTACTCATAGTGAGTCCTCCAACCGGTTGCGGTTAACAGTTATACCAATCTGGATACAGCTATTGCCTGCATTTGTCTTTCCTGTACTCTTCTCTGGAGTTAGTTTCCGTGGTTTTATATCGGACTACCTGAATCGTTCGAGTACATCTCGAGTGGCCCAAGACAGCCCACTGGTGTTTACACTTTCAATTGCTTGGGGTGTTGCCACCAGTGGGCCTTGAACGGCCATTTCACTCGAGTCTCTGTTTCCAAACCCACGAGCTACGCGTTTTAAGAAATGATGATATCGGATTCTGGCTCGCGATCCTCGAGTTGGGCTATCGCAGCATCCACTTCATCTTGTGAAGCCTCAGCTACGTCGTGGGAGGGCCGCTGATCGTCTTCGGTGGTTTCGTCTACTCCCATCCTTGCTCGATTCGTCACACCACATTGGCATAAGCTTTCTATCGCGGTTTCCGAGCGAGAAAGCCCGCTCTCGAGAATAGCTACGTTCGATTTTGACCCTGAAAAAGCAGTTGTGGGGGAAACTGCTTCGGGTACACTACTTTCCTAAAGGTCGTCCAGCGATGGGGGAGTGTACCCTATCACAACAGAGTGCTGCCACACACAAAAACCCACGAAGGTGTTTTCTCACTGTGTAACTGCCTACTCGAGTACGTCCTCGAAATCCATCAACTGCGTCGTTGTCACCTCATACGTTCGCCCACGTTTCTGGCCGTGTAACTCAACGATATCGTAGTGCTCCATCTTCTGCAAGTAACCAGTCACCGTTCGTTTCACCACTGGATCGCGAACCCGCTGCTCGTACTGCTCGTATATCTCACCGATGGATTGCTCGCCCCCTTCGACGAGGATTTGATACAGAACCCGCTGATCGGCGGTGAGTTTCGAAATCGTCGCGCGCAGTAACTCTTCGCGAGCGTCACCCAACACGGACTCGATATCTTCTTTTCTGACACGCTCGCCACCACGTCGGTCGGCGTGCTCGAGTGCGTTTTTCAAAATTGCAATCGCAAAGCGGGCGTCCCCTCCAACACGGTCGGCTATCACCTCCAGATGTGGCTCGCTGATCACCTCCCCACGGGTGGCCGCCTCAGTTCGCTTTCGGAGGATGGACACCAACTCATCCTGCGTGTACTTCTTGAACTCCACGGCGGGGTAGCCAGCCAGTCGGCTATGCACCCTCGAGTCCAGCCGTGAGTAGAGGTCTTCGCGCTCGTTTGCAATCAACAAGAGCGTGATGTGAGGCATTTCGTGCAGCGGTTTCAGTAGGCGGTCATCCTCGAGTTGGTCTACTTCGTCGAGGACGACCACGTAGGGATGGTCGACTTCGGCTTTGAGCTTCGCAATTAGGTCGTCTTTGGGCTCGCCACGCCGTCTGAAAATGTCGTACCCCTCGAGAACACGCTTGAGGGTGGCTCCGTACTGGTAGTTCGCCCAACAGTCGATGAGGGTAGTTTCGATCTCTGGTGAGCTAGCTTCCAGCCGCTCGAGGAGGAACTGTGTCGTGTGGGTCTTCCCGACGCCCGTGGGTCCATGAATGAACGCACCGTCGACGCGCTGGTTGTCGGTGATTGGCTCGAGGACCTCCGAGAGATAGTTGATTTGATCGTGTCGATGGAGGATCTCCGCTGGCTGGAAGTCAGCCTGGAGGACCTCCGAATTGGTTATCATTGGTTAAGTGTCGGATGGTAATATTAAGACGGTTGCGAGTCAATTAGCTTACCGAGTTGAAAATTTTAGTTGTATATGCTGTGGACAGTCCACCCATTCGAGCGGAAAATAAAATAATGAGCTAAATCAGAGTTCTAATCCATGTCAACGGTGAATGTTGCAACTGTAGATTCGTCGTCCCCATCAATAGCTACGACTGATAGGTCGTATTCACCACTTGCACTAGAATTAAACTCACCAGTATTTGAGTCACCAGCTGTTATCGTCTGTGATGACCCGGTTTGGGTGAGCGAACCAAGCTCTATCACACCATCGCCACTACCGCCGAGTGCCTCAGCGTCTCCTCGAATCTCAAATTCTTCTGCATTGCCCATATCGGTGACTGTAAATTTAGCCTCAGCTGTGTCGCCTGATCCGGATACATCGACACTCACGACGGCGTTCACGGGCGAACTCTGACTCTGGCCTATATCCAGCACGAAGGCAGCAATAACAGCGGCAAGAATTACCGTGATGGCTACCATCAGGATGACACCTATCACAGGTGACACAGCCCTGTCTGTCGATTCATCGACTTCCGTCCGTTTACTTTGCATACGCATTGTTGTATCACAGCCCGGTGTGAACGGTCAGAAACTTTATTCACTGACCCGACTTTGGGTCAGAGGACGGGATGGGATAGGGGGATGCACCACACCAATCCTCAACCGTCAGCTTCTTTCGCGAACCACCGATGCTGATAGTGAAACCAAACCCATCCGTAATAAAGACATTGGCCCGGTCCGAAAAAACGACATTCACCGTAGGTTGAAGGCTTTCAAGATTGATAATCAGCGTCTGACGGAAGCCTTACAGCGGGGCCTTGAAGCGCCCACGTCTTGCGATTTCCTAAAAACGGCTGAAAACCCAAAACAACTTACTCGAGGCAACACCTCGCTCTAAACAATGTCACAGCCGGTGTTTGTCACCGAAGCAGACCTCGCGCGCACCTTCGATGGCGGGTTCTATGACGACGCTTACGCGGTCGTCCAACAGTACCAAAAGGCCATGCGCTATGCGAGCAAGCATGACGTGAAATCGGGTGCGACCGCGACTGCGTTGGACCTCCCACGTGGGCGATTAGCACCCTGGATTGACGACGACTCAAAACCGGATGCCGTCCATGCGATAGATGCAGCCCGACGCTATGGCTGGCTGGATATCACCTACGCCGACACACAGTTCACGGCACTCAACGCCCTCGTGGCAAACGTGTTTTCGGGTGGCTCGATCGCCTCAGAGAACTATTCGCCTTCGTTCGCGCTCAACCACCGGAAAGAAGACAGCCATGTATTCGACGCGCTGGATTTGGCGGGAATCGAGTACACGACTGTGGAGGGTCGCCACCGACGCGCTGATGAGGTGCGACCGAGCACAGACGCCACCGTACTGGGTCGGGTATTGGTGACGTTGGGGGCTCCCAAAGGCCCGAAAGCGAAACAGCGCCTCGAGTTACCTGCCTACCTCGAGTCGGCCCCCGAAGACGTGAAGCGCCTCTTCGTATCCTGTTATCTCGAGAATCGGGCTGTCGAAAAAGGCTCGATGCTCAAATTCCGCGAAGAGCGTAATGATGAGTACCTCCGTAGCCTCGCCTCGCTGATCGAAGCGGTGGCCGATGGGCCAGTCACTGTCTCTGAGAAGAACATCCATATCTCGAGTGCGGCCACCGAAAATCTTGGCGTCGTGATCTGATCGCATACTCTCGAACCAAATCTGTTCGTTTGCAGAACGCTCATGAATCTGTACTATTCACTTAGACCAGATGGACATTGAGGCGCTCTTGATCTGGCTCCGAGAGTGGGGGCCGTTGCTGTCGGCAATTGGATCGTTTACGCTCACTGGGGCACTGGTGTACCTGTACTACCAGCAACACTCCCTGTTACGCTATGATTTGAATAGAGAACACCGAAGACAGCACTCAGAGACACTTCGAAAGCGAATCAGGGAATGGCATGGAAACATCGACCCGATAATCGACGAGGATGCCACGTTTTTACCTGAAGAGGATAACCTCCCTCGAGTTGGGACTACTTCGGTAGAGTCTGCGAAAGAACAAGCGTACGTTTTTGGCGAGGATAGTACGTTCCGCGTTGTGCCATACTCCCTGGAGAATGACCGCTACCTTGAGGATTTACTGGAGAATCATGCTCCAGAACTCCGAGAACTCAAAGCGGATCTTGAATCACTCCATGCCGATTTCTTAGACTGTCGAGAGACTTTCTGTGACACATTCGAACCAGGTCCGTCACACGAGGCGGAGGCGTATGTCCTTGAACCAACGGAAAAATATTCGCGATGGGTGTTCGACTCCGCGCTACGCTTGCACCGGGAGGACTCGACCAGTAGTAAAGACCGATTGAAAGATATCGCCACTGATGCGGTCGAAAACCAGCGAATTGGTGCTAACCAAGAGAAGCAATTTTACAGTGCTGATTCTCGTGGTGATACATCCTATTACACGTACGAAGCCACTATCAAATCTGGCGACTACGAGGACTTCGCAGAGTTCGATGACGAACTCGAAGAGCGAGTATTAGATTTCTATATCGAAGCTATCGACGATATTGGAGACACAGGCGGTTACGAGCCAACTGTCGAAGCGGCCAATATCCTCGATGAGATGGAGATTAAGGTCAAACAACTTCGAACAGAGCTAGTCGAATACGAAGGCCGACCATTGTATATGGGTTCGTGTGAACACCTCGAGCGAATGTCTGTCTAGTCTCAGGACTCGTTCTCGATACTTTCTCGGTCAATCGTAATTTCAGAGGCGTTCGTAACCATCCACACGGCTCGGCGAATCCGCTCTGGGTCACTGGGTGCGCCTTCGAACATATCCTCGAGATCGTCCAATTGCTGAGTACTGATTTTCGTGGTGACCGATTTCCATTCGTCGTGTTCCACCTGACCGTTCCCGTCACTGCTCATACTCGAGGCTCACAACCGAGTGCTAAGAATGTGGGTTATTCCCGGCCTCGATGATCGAACCATCTCCTCGCTCTTCACCCACTCAAATATTGCTTTACACAGTCTGAACAATTTTTGTGGTTGCTGGTGAACACTTATTTATACGAGCGGGAGAATGTCAGTAGTAACTATAGCTCAGGTTCCAACGTGTCTCTGACACGGCTCACATCCCTTGGCGTCGACGCTTGATAGTGCTCGAGGCCCTCGAATGTGGGCTTGTTGGGCTTGAGCAGAATAGTACTAACAGTCACCAGCGCTTCTCGCGGCTCAGACAACACCCCAAGCATGACTACGAACACGAAATCCTCGAGAGCGACAGCCAAAGCTTCAGCTTCAGCGTCGACCTCTTCATCGTCACAATCATCCTCCCCCTATCCACGCCGAAACTGGTGGGGTGAAGACGTCGATGGCACCGACACTGACACGAATACGGAGACGAGCGAGCCACAGCCGGTCAACTACGAACGCGAACGAGCGGCCTGGATCGCCCACCGAATCCTGAAAGAGACGGCCACGTTGGCCTGCCCGATTACGCTGAACGAACCGCCAAATAACCCGGCTGCACTGTGGCAGTGGCTCGAGCACGGCGAAGCCGACAGCGGGCATGACCCATCGGCGCTGCATCGGGCGAACGAAGTCATCGAGTTGACTGACGCCGAGTACTGGGTGCCCTGTGAGGATAGCGACGACCTCGCCAACGGGTATGGCCCACATCCCAGTCGGGTAAACCTCGAGTATGGCTACATTGCTGGCCCCCAGATTCTCGACCGGCCAACGGCGGCGTTCATGTCAGTTGTGAACGCGCTGTTAGACCATTTC is a window from the Natronosalvus amylolyticus genome containing:
- a CDS encoding Cdc6/Cdc18 family protein, producing MIQNPAILEPNTQPEREIIVHRESEIDSLISVLKPLPTGEFWEASAYLYGPSGAGKTTTTRCVLEQLEEAHDVSIIYIDCMAHHSQHDILNAMLEGLGARPSAFRRGESTGSLYSKVKASTPDGTIVVLDEVDQLETWNVLHQLYGLNGVSTVCIANQPWHDLEFEDPRIDSRMGSATQIAFRAYSESQLTSILDRRVRAGLDAGVIGNEEISTIVSYADGDARKAISLLNQAVRRTRKDRLGTVSSDVIEASVGDAEREIVRSRLDSLSADQRVALEVIGSVGPSTSTPLFEAYCERVDEPKSDRTFRNWLRKFVEYELVDKTDSSVPEYQLRKMVGKELRESLLAN
- a CDS encoding winged helix-turn-helix domain-containing protein, encoding MTRADDAILEFLLNEGNQELICTPSVLEMNIEFGISTVRSRLRRLHEAGLVEYFDPDKGAYQISEKGKQYLAGELDADALEQSADSDS
- a CDS encoding Cdc6/Cdc18 family protein is translated as MITNSEVLQADFQPAEILHRHDQINYLSEVLEPITDNQRVDGAFIHGPTGVGKTHTTQFLLERLEASSPEIETTLIDCWANYQYGATLKRVLEGYDIFRRRGEPKDDLIAKLKAEVDHPYVVVLDEVDQLEDDRLLKPLHEMPHITLLLIANEREDLYSRLDSRVHSRLAGYPAVEFKKYTQDELVSILRKRTEAATRGEVISEPHLEVIADRVGGDARFAIAILKNALEHADRRGGERVRKEDIESVLGDAREELLRATISKLTADQRVLYQILVEGGEQSIGEIYEQYEQRVRDPVVKRTVTGYLQKMEHYDIVELHGQKRGRTYEVTTTQLMDFEDVLE
- the xseB gene encoding exodeoxyribonuclease VII small subunit, producing the protein MTDTTEPGQPSIGEQTARLEEIITQLEDGEVSLERAKELHVEGKAIVEQLEADLEVGEGTITDSE
- the xseA gene encoding exodeoxyribonuclease VII large subunit, producing MGVDSSPHDDSDRNENLESLRETLNSESVAFVDSLNEQISELLENIPNLQYEYVLGDVSDYGVSGNGHAHFDLVHNGSKIHCVIFQYQLNRLDIDIEDGTQMAVNGDLSYYDANGSVSLIVSQCVPVGEGEYEQIYRENRAILEDDGLLDEAGKQPLPELPQCVGVVTSADSDARKDVVTSLHGRYPDIDIIVQHSTVQGEDAMLSMMSAIGRLDDTAHVDVIILTRGGGSEKDLRVFNETPLCRVIFDTDTPVVVGVGHENDRTLADEVADRRVMTPTHAGEIVPEKDALESEIEAKGERLESAYARVTSDRLEALETELDSTYALRVESRLGAFQRDLEHAYEATVTQRLSAYDNRLDSALEKFEQQKAHEQAQADAQREFERDTRRQRIAIAVLVLLLLGLLGYIFLL
- a CDS encoding MOSC domain-containing protein, whose product is MSTGNVEAVFLSPESGEPMESIERGEVIESKGIRGDRYFKKEGLWNLLDQDPDRDTKGASDITFIESEALEAVERDAGISIGEGAHRRNVRTRDVPLNHLVGRRFTVGEITCEGIELCEPCGYMQSLIGEDGLSDALVHRGGLNARVVSSGTISVGDEIQW
- a CDS encoding type IV pilin produces the protein MQSKRTEVDESTDRAVSPVIGVILMVAITVILAAVIAAFVLDIGQSQSSPVNAVVSVDVSGSGDTAEAKFTVTDMGNAEEFEIRGDAEALGGSGDGVIELGSLTQTGSSQTITAGDSNTGEFNSSASGEYDLSVVAIDGDDESTVATFTVDMD